A genomic stretch from Agarivorans sp. Alg241-V36 includes:
- a CDS encoding C40 family peptidase codes for MALVCCLLAACSSQPENNSVDLELAKDANSVQQQMLQVHQQWQGTPYRLGGTNKAGVDCSAFVQHLYLDVYSKTLPRTTELQLNQGTAVLLSQVKTGDLIFFKTSYKVRHVGVVYDQNHFLHASTSKGVIFSRIDNVYWAPRIIAIKRL; via the coding sequence ATGGCTTTAGTTTGTTGTTTACTGGCCGCTTGTAGTAGCCAGCCAGAAAACAACTCCGTAGACCTTGAGCTTGCTAAAGACGCAAATAGCGTCCAACAACAAATGTTGCAGGTTCACCAGCAATGGCAAGGTACACCTTATCGCTTGGGTGGAACTAATAAAGCAGGTGTAGATTGCTCGGCATTTGTTCAACACCTTTATTTAGATGTTTACAGTAAAACCTTGCCGCGCACTACAGAACTGCAGTTAAACCAAGGAACAGCCGTTCTGCTAAGTCAGGTTAAAACCGGCGACCTTATTTTCTTTAAAACCAGTTATAAAGTGCGGCATGTCGGAGTGGTGTATGATCAAAATCACTTTCTCCATGCATCAACATCTAAAGGTGTGATCTTCTCGCGGATCGATAATGTTTATTGGGCACCAAGGATCATCGCGATAAAACGCCTTTAA